In Serratia marcescens subsp. marcescens ATCC 13880, a single genomic region encodes these proteins:
- a CDS encoding MarR family winged helix-turn-helix transcriptional regulator yields the protein MTDKQPDLWFSFVRAHRAMIRKIEAKLSEAGLPVYAWYDVLWGLESGENGTRRMHELADVLVIERYNLTRLMDRLEKERLVTRFRSDDDRRASFATITEEGKALRKKMWEIYRSVVNTHFLNQFSEEEIARFSDALNNAMQLARE from the coding sequence ATGACAGATAAACAACCCGACCTGTGGTTCTCCTTTGTGCGCGCGCATCGGGCGATGATCAGAAAGATAGAGGCGAAGTTGTCGGAAGCGGGGCTGCCGGTTTACGCCTGGTATGACGTGTTATGGGGATTGGAAAGCGGGGAAAACGGCACACGCCGTATGCATGAGCTGGCGGACGTGTTGGTGATTGAGCGTTACAACCTGACCCGCCTGATGGATCGCCTGGAAAAAGAGCGGCTGGTCACGCGTTTTCGATCGGATGACGATCGCCGGGCCTCCTTCGCGACTATCACCGAGGAAGGCAAGGCCCTGCGGAAAAAGATGTGGGAGATCTACCGTTCGGTGGTCAACACTCACTTTCTCAACCAGTTCAGCGAAGAAGAGATCGCACGCTTCTCCGACGCGTTGAACAATGCGATGCAGCTGGCCAGAGAATGA
- the umuD gene encoding translesion error-prone DNA polymerase V autoproteolytic subunit, with product MIMLSNSRLYAFSPGEPLTLPLFADRVACGFPSPAQDYVEGRLDIGRLLVRHPNATYFVRASGESMIDGNIRDGDLLIVDSALTPEHGNIVIAAVDGEFTVKKLQRHPDVRLLPMNPAYAPIVFDDEAQLEIFGVVTFIVYAAR from the coding sequence ATGATTATGCTGAGCAATTCAAGGTTGTATGCTTTTTCACCAGGTGAGCCCCTAACGTTACCGCTGTTTGCCGATCGCGTGGCCTGCGGTTTTCCTTCCCCGGCGCAGGACTACGTCGAAGGGCGGCTGGATATCGGCAGGCTGCTGGTGCGGCACCCCAACGCCACCTATTTCGTGCGCGCCAGCGGCGAATCGATGATCGACGGCAATATCCGGGATGGCGATTTGCTGATTGTCGACAGCGCCCTGACGCCGGAGCACGGCAATATCGTGATCGCCGCGGTGGACGGCGAATTCACCGTCAAAAAACTGCAGCGCCACCCCGATGTGCGGCTGTTGCCGATGAACCCCGCCTACGCGCCGATCGTGTTCGACGACGAAGCGCAGCTGGAGATTTTCGGCGTGGTGACCTTTATCGTCTACGCGGCGCGGTAG
- the aceE gene encoding pyruvate dehydrogenase (acetyl-transferring), homodimeric type has translation MNQPAVKADLDPQETAEWLEAFEGVTDIDGRERAHFLLERMAEADQRKHGDFFSLVTTPYVNTIPAYKQPTYPGDLAAEARINAFIRWNAMAMVLRAGKHSNVGGHIATYQSAAVLYDVGFTHFFRGRTDEFAGDMVYIQGHSAPGIYGRAYLEGRIDEELLDNFRRESTRRGLSSYPHPRLMPDFWQYPTVSMGLGPLTAAYQARYMRYLEYRELKPHQGRKVWAFLGDGEMDQPESLAAIALGGREKLDNLIFVVNCNLQRLDGPVRGNGKIIQELEGTFKAAGWQVIKVIWGSGWDKLLQKDRSGLLMQRMMECVDGDYQTFKSQSGAYVREHFFGKYPELLELVADLSDDEIWALHRGGHDPQKVYAAYHQAVHTTGRPTVVLAKTVKGFGMGEAGEGQNINHQLKKMSRDAVKAFRDRLGLTISDAQLAEIPYLKPEPDSAAAKYITATRTALGGYIPARFGQSAPLAIPELSRFEGLLKGSGERNMSTTMAFVNILGTLLKDANIGKLIVPIVPDESRTFGMEGLFRQIGIHSWLGQLYTPQDAGQLSYYKEAKDGQILQEGINESGAISTWIAAGTAYSNHDVATIPFYIFYSMFGLQRVGDLAWAAADARTKGFLLGATSGRTTLMGEGLQHDDGHSHVLSSVIPSCVSYDPTYAYELAVIVQSGMRRMFVEQEDIYYYITLLNEGYPQPSMPAGVEDGIIQGAYLLKRNEAANQESPRAQLVASGAIMREALAAAELLAADFGVASDIWSATSLSELRRNGMAAERWNLLHPEDPPKVPYIQSLLAAHPGPVVVVTDYMKIVGDQIKPFLPDRTFIALGTDGFGRSDTREALREFFEVNRHFIALAALKLLADEGRIARSEVNRAMVLYGIAPDKPDPATVK, from the coding sequence ATGAACCAACCCGCGGTAAAAGCAGATCTTGACCCACAGGAGACGGCTGAATGGCTTGAGGCATTTGAAGGTGTCACTGACATCGACGGCCGTGAACGCGCGCATTTTTTGTTGGAAAGAATGGCCGAGGCCGATCAGCGCAAGCACGGTGATTTCTTCAGCCTGGTCACCACGCCCTACGTGAATACGATCCCGGCCTATAAGCAACCGACGTATCCCGGCGATCTGGCCGCTGAAGCGCGCATCAATGCGTTTATTCGCTGGAACGCCATGGCGATGGTGCTGCGCGCCGGCAAACATTCCAACGTCGGCGGGCATATCGCCACCTATCAGTCGGCCGCGGTGCTTTACGATGTGGGATTCACGCACTTTTTCCGCGGGCGCACCGATGAGTTTGCCGGCGACATGGTGTATATCCAGGGCCACTCCGCCCCCGGCATTTATGGCCGCGCCTATCTCGAAGGCCGCATCGACGAGGAACTGCTCGACAACTTTCGCCGCGAATCCACACGCCGCGGCCTCTCCTCCTACCCGCACCCGCGGCTGATGCCGGATTTCTGGCAATATCCCACCGTTTCGATGGGGCTGGGGCCGCTGACCGCCGCCTACCAGGCGCGCTACATGCGCTATCTGGAATACCGCGAACTGAAACCGCACCAGGGGAGAAAGGTGTGGGCGTTTCTCGGCGACGGCGAGATGGATCAGCCGGAATCGCTGGCGGCGATTGCGCTGGGCGGGCGAGAAAAACTCGATAACCTGATCTTCGTCGTGAACTGCAACCTGCAACGGCTGGATGGCCCCGTGCGCGGCAACGGCAAGATTATTCAGGAGCTGGAAGGCACCTTCAAAGCTGCCGGCTGGCAGGTGATCAAAGTAATTTGGGGCAGCGGCTGGGACAAACTGCTGCAAAAAGACCGCTCCGGATTGCTGATGCAGCGCATGATGGAGTGCGTCGACGGCGATTACCAAACCTTCAAGTCGCAAAGCGGCGCCTATGTGCGGGAGCATTTCTTCGGCAAGTACCCGGAATTGCTCGAGCTGGTCGCCGACCTGAGCGACGATGAGATCTGGGCGCTGCACCGCGGCGGCCACGATCCGCAAAAGGTGTACGCCGCCTACCATCAGGCGGTGCATACCACGGGCAGACCGACGGTGGTGCTGGCCAAAACCGTCAAAGGGTTTGGCATGGGGGAAGCCGGTGAAGGGCAGAACATCAACCACCAGCTGAAAAAAATGAGCCGGGATGCGGTGAAAGCCTTCCGCGACCGTTTAGGGCTGACCATCTCCGACGCCCAACTGGCAGAGATCCCTTACCTGAAGCCCGAACCCGACAGCGCGGCGGCGAAGTACATCACCGCGACGCGCACTGCGCTGGGCGGCTACATTCCTGCCCGCTTCGGCCAATCCGCTCCGCTGGCGATACCGGAACTATCGCGCTTCGAGGGCCTCCTGAAAGGCAGCGGCGAACGCAACATGTCGACCACCATGGCTTTCGTCAATATCCTCGGCACGCTGCTCAAAGACGCCAACATCGGCAAACTGATCGTGCCCATCGTGCCGGACGAGTCGCGCACGTTCGGCATGGAAGGCCTGTTCCGCCAGATTGGCATCCATTCCTGGCTCGGCCAGCTGTATACCCCGCAAGACGCCGGGCAGCTCAGCTACTACAAAGAGGCCAAAGACGGCCAGATTTTGCAGGAAGGCATCAACGAATCCGGCGCAATATCGACCTGGATCGCCGCCGGCACCGCCTACAGCAACCACGATGTCGCGACGATCCCGTTCTATATCTTCTACTCCATGTTCGGGCTGCAGCGGGTGGGCGATCTCGCCTGGGCGGCGGCCGACGCGCGCACCAAGGGTTTCCTGCTCGGCGCCACCTCCGGCAGAACCACCCTGATGGGCGAAGGCTTGCAGCATGACGACGGCCACAGCCACGTGCTGTCTTCGGTGATCCCCAGCTGCGTCTCCTACGATCCGACCTATGCCTATGAACTCGCGGTGATCGTCCAGAGCGGCATGCGCAGAATGTTCGTTGAACAAGAGGATATTTACTACTACATCACCTTGCTCAACGAGGGCTACCCGCAGCCGTCGATGCCGGCGGGCGTGGAGGACGGGATTATCCAGGGCGCCTATTTGCTCAAACGGAACGAAGCGGCAAACCAAGAGAGCCCGCGCGCTCAACTGGTCGCCAGCGGCGCCATCATGCGCGAGGCGCTGGCGGCGGCGGAGCTGTTGGCGGCGGACTTTGGCGTCGCCAGCGATATCTGGAGCGCCACCAGCCTGAGCGAGCTGCGCCGCAACGGCATGGCGGCCGAACGCTGGAACCTGCTGCATCCGGAAGATCCGCCGAAAGTTCCTTATATTCAGAGCCTGCTGGCGGCGCATCCCGGCCCGGTGGTGGTGGTAACGGACTATATGAAGATCGTCGGCGATCAGATCAAACCGTTCTTGCCCGACCGTACCTTTATCGCCTTGGGCACCGACGGCTTTGGTCGCTCGGACACCCGCGAGGCGCTGCGTGAGTTCTTCGAGGTCAACCGCCATTTCATCGCGCTCGCCGCGTTGAAGCTGCTGGCTGACGAAGGCCGTATCGCCCGCAGCGAGGTCAACCGCGCCATGGTACTGTATGGCATCGCCCCCGATAAGCCGGATCCGGCGACGGTGAAGTAA
- the umuC gene encoding translesion error-prone DNA polymerase V subunit UmuC — MFALVDVNSFYASCETIFRPDLRGRPVIVLSNNDGCVIARSAEAKALGVPMGAPYFKIKAEMRRRNVAVFSSNYALYADMSRRVMDTLEEMAPAVEIYSLDEAFLRLDGVAHCEALEPFGQRVRDRIRRELHLTVGVGIAPSKTLAKLANFAAKKWRGTGGVVDLSDPVRQRKLLALLPVEEVWGVGRRLTRQLQAMGIHTALQLADCDTRLARKTFSVVLERTIRELRGESCLQWEDEAAAKEQIICSRSFGQRLTHYPHMREAICSYAERAAEKLRQEKRYCRNVSVFIKTSPHSAGEGYYSNMGTARLQTPSNDSRDIIAMAVRALESIWQEGRRYLKGGVVLGDFSAAAMAQIDLFDDCPPRRNSERLMATLDRLNQEGRGRVWFAGQGIVKPWQMKRDMLSPAYTTRLADIPVARLGERAPRTAESKEEKRRG; from the coding sequence ATGTTCGCCCTGGTAGACGTCAACAGTTTCTATGCTTCCTGCGAGACCATCTTTCGGCCCGACCTGCGGGGGCGACCGGTGATTGTGCTGTCCAACAACGACGGCTGCGTGATCGCCCGCAGCGCCGAGGCGAAGGCGTTGGGCGTGCCGATGGGCGCGCCTTATTTCAAAATCAAAGCGGAGATGCGCCGTCGCAACGTTGCGGTGTTCTCCTCCAACTACGCGCTGTACGCCGATATGTCCCGCCGGGTGATGGACACGCTGGAGGAGATGGCGCCGGCGGTGGAGATTTATTCGCTGGACGAAGCCTTTCTGCGGCTGGACGGCGTGGCCCACTGCGAGGCGCTGGAGCCGTTCGGCCAGCGGGTGCGCGATCGCATCCGGCGCGAGCTGCATTTGACGGTCGGGGTCGGCATTGCGCCGAGCAAAACGCTGGCCAAGCTGGCCAACTTCGCCGCCAAGAAATGGCGCGGCACCGGCGGCGTGGTGGATTTATCCGATCCGGTGCGCCAGCGTAAACTGCTGGCGTTGCTTCCGGTGGAAGAGGTGTGGGGCGTGGGGCGCCGCCTGACTCGCCAGCTGCAGGCGATGGGTATTCACACCGCGCTACAGCTGGCGGACTGCGATACCCGGCTGGCGCGTAAAACCTTCAGCGTAGTGCTGGAACGCACGATACGCGAGCTGCGCGGCGAGTCATGCCTGCAGTGGGAAGATGAGGCGGCGGCGAAAGAGCAGATCATCTGTTCCCGTTCGTTCGGCCAGCGGTTGACGCATTATCCGCACATGCGCGAGGCGATTTGCAGCTACGCCGAACGCGCCGCCGAAAAGCTGCGGCAGGAAAAGCGCTACTGCCGCAACGTCTCGGTGTTTATCAAAACCAGCCCGCATTCGGCGGGCGAAGGGTATTACAGCAATATGGGCACCGCCCGGCTGCAAACCCCGAGCAACGACAGCCGCGACATCATCGCCATGGCGGTGCGCGCGCTGGAGAGCATCTGGCAGGAGGGGCGACGTTACCTGAAGGGCGGCGTGGTGCTGGGGGATTTCAGCGCCGCCGCCATGGCGCAGATCGACCTGTTCGACGACTGCCCGCCGCGCCGCAACAGCGAACGGCTGATGGCGACTCTCGATCGCCTGAATCAGGAAGGGCGCGGGCGCGTATGGTTCGCCGGGCAGGGGATCGTCAAGCCGTGGCAAATGAAGCGCGACATGCTGTCGCCGGCCTACACCACCCGGCTGGCGGATATCCCGGTGGCGCGGCTGGGGGAGCGGGCGCCGCGCACCGCTGAATCGAAGGAAGAAAAACGCCGCGGGTGA
- the fdhD gene encoding formate dehydrogenase accessory sulfurtransferase FdhD yields the protein MNKHLLLAETDDIKQECLSRHAVWQRNDLAQAHQDWLAEEVPVALVYNGISHVVMMATPKDLAAFAIGFSLSEGIIASPDDIYDIRQQPACNGIEVHVELSSRRFMQLKEKRRSLAGRTGCGVCGVEQLQEVAQPIAPLPFTQRFDLALLDRALAQLQDVQTVGKLTGCTHAAAWIQPDGALSGGCEDVGRHVALDKLLGYRSQQAWLQGAALVSSRASYEMVQKSAMCGVEILFAVSAATRLAVEVAERSNLTLVGFSKPGRATVYTHPQRLWQSTTAA from the coding sequence ATGAACAAGCACCTACTCCTCGCAGAAACCGACGATATCAAACAGGAATGCCTGTCGCGCCACGCGGTCTGGCAGCGCAACGATCTGGCACAGGCGCATCAGGATTGGCTGGCGGAAGAAGTGCCGGTCGCCCTGGTGTACAACGGCATTTCCCACGTGGTGATGATGGCGACGCCGAAAGATCTGGCGGCCTTCGCCATCGGTTTTTCGCTGTCCGAAGGCATCATCGCCTCCCCCGACGACATCTACGACATCCGCCAGCAACCGGCCTGCAACGGCATTGAAGTGCATGTGGAACTCTCGAGCCGCCGCTTTATGCAGCTGAAAGAGAAGCGCCGCAGCCTGGCCGGCCGCACCGGCTGCGGCGTCTGCGGGGTGGAACAGCTGCAGGAGGTTGCTCAGCCCATCGCGCCGCTGCCTTTCACGCAACGTTTCGATTTGGCGCTGCTCGACCGGGCGTTGGCGCAGCTGCAGGACGTGCAAACGGTGGGGAAACTGACCGGCTGCACCCACGCGGCGGCCTGGATCCAGCCGGACGGCGCGCTCAGCGGCGGATGTGAAGACGTCGGCCGCCACGTGGCGCTCGACAAGCTGCTGGGCTACCGCAGCCAACAGGCGTGGCTGCAGGGTGCGGCGCTCGTGTCGAGCCGCGCCAGCTATGAAATGGTGCAAAAATCCGCCATGTGCGGCGTCGAGATCCTGTTCGCCGTTTCCGCCGCCACCCGCCTGGCGGTGGAGGTGGCCGAGCGCAGCAACCTGACGCTGGTGGGCTTCAGCAAGCCGGGGCGCGCCACCGTCTATACGCACCCGCAGCGGCTCTGGCAATCGACAACGGCGGCCTAA
- a CDS encoding Dyp-type peroxidase has protein sequence MNANTPLPQAVFTPVTRHAIFIVATLSPVPAHLAAVRAWCGDIAAVVRSVGKRAPAGNLTCVCGFGSEAWDTLFGAPRPRQLHPFSPIGSGERVAVATPGDILLHIRADEMDLCFELASQLTAKLGDAVTVIEEVHGFRYFDQRAMIGFVDGTENPEGHEAFDYTVIGDEDAAFSGGSYVLVQKYLHDMQGWNSLSVETQEKIIGRHKQSNIELDEAVKPSSSHSSLTTITDEQGNEVKILRDNMPFGRPGLREFGTYFIGYARSPQPIEQMLENMFIGRPAGNYDRLLDFSRAVTGTLFFVPSAPLLEALADRSGAELH, from the coding sequence ATGAATGCAAATACCCCCCTGCCGCAAGCCGTATTCACGCCGGTGACGCGCCATGCCATCTTTATCGTCGCCACCCTGTCGCCCGTTCCCGCCCATCTGGCGGCGGTGCGCGCCTGGTGCGGCGACATCGCCGCCGTGGTGCGTTCGGTCGGCAAACGCGCGCCGGCGGGCAACCTCACCTGCGTCTGCGGCTTCGGCTCCGAGGCCTGGGATACGCTGTTCGGCGCGCCGCGCCCTCGCCAGCTGCATCCGTTCAGCCCGATCGGCAGCGGGGAACGCGTCGCCGTCGCCACGCCTGGCGACATCCTGCTGCATATCCGCGCCGATGAAATGGATCTGTGTTTTGAACTGGCCTCTCAGTTGACCGCCAAGCTCGGCGACGCCGTGACGGTGATCGAGGAGGTGCACGGCTTCCGTTACTTCGATCAGCGCGCCATGATCGGCTTCGTCGACGGCACGGAGAACCCGGAAGGGCACGAAGCCTTCGACTACACGGTGATCGGCGACGAAGACGCGGCGTTCAGCGGCGGCAGCTATGTGCTGGTGCAGAAATACCTGCACGACATGCAGGGCTGGAATTCGCTCAGCGTGGAAACGCAGGAGAAGATCATCGGCCGCCATAAGCAGTCCAACATCGAGCTGGATGAAGCGGTCAAACCGTCGTCGTCGCACAGTTCGCTGACCACCATCACCGACGAGCAAGGCAACGAGGTGAAAATTCTGCGCGACAACATGCCGTTCGGCCGCCCCGGCCTGCGCGAGTTCGGCACCTACTTTATCGGCTATGCGCGCTCCCCGCAGCCGATCGAGCAGATGCTGGAAAACATGTTTATCGGCCGCCCGGCCGGCAACTACGATCGGCTGCTCGATTTTAGCCGCGCGGTGACCGGCACCCTGTTCTTCGTGCCTTCCGCCCCGCTGCTGGAAGCGCTGGCCGATCGCAGCGGCGCCGAACTGCACTGA
- a CDS encoding bestrophin family protein codes for MIIRPHQNWFFRLFAWHGSVLSKITFRLSLNVLMSIVAVISYQWYEQLGVHLTIAPFSLLGIAIAIFLGFRNNAGYSRFVEARNLWGSLLITERSLLRQIKSLLPDEPAVQQKVAKLLIAFSWSLKHQLRATDPTADLYHNLSSKELAEVIASPMPTNRILLMLGQEIGKLRRQGLLSDITFELLDNKLSELSHALGGCERLASTPVPFAYTLILQRTVYLFCSLLPFALVTDLHYMTPFVSVFISYTFLSWDSLAEELEDPFGVSANHLPLNAICNTIERNLLEMNDQSPLPPPMKPDEHFNLI; via the coding sequence ATGATAATTCGCCCGCACCAGAACTGGTTTTTTCGCCTGTTCGCCTGGCACGGTTCCGTGCTGTCAAAGATCACCTTTCGTCTGTCGCTGAACGTGCTGATGTCGATAGTGGCGGTGATCAGCTACCAATGGTACGAACAGCTCGGCGTGCATTTAACCATCGCGCCGTTCAGCCTGCTGGGCATCGCCATCGCGATTTTTCTCGGCTTTCGCAATAATGCCGGCTACAGCCGCTTTGTCGAAGCGCGCAACCTGTGGGGCTCGTTGCTGATTACCGAGCGATCCCTGCTGCGACAGATCAAAAGCCTGCTGCCGGACGAACCGGCGGTGCAGCAAAAGGTCGCCAAGCTGCTGATCGCCTTCAGCTGGAGCCTGAAGCATCAACTGCGCGCCACCGATCCCACCGCCGATCTGTACCACAATCTCAGCAGCAAAGAGCTGGCCGAGGTGATCGCCAGCCCGATGCCGACCAACCGCATCCTGCTGATGCTGGGCCAGGAGATCGGCAAGCTGCGCCGACAGGGGCTGCTGAGCGACATCACTTTCGAGCTGCTCGACAACAAGCTGAGCGAACTGTCCCACGCCCTCGGCGGCTGCGAACGGCTCGCCAGCACGCCGGTGCCGTTCGCCTATACCCTGATCCTGCAGCGCACCGTTTACCTGTTCTGCAGCCTGTTGCCTTTTGCCCTGGTGACCGACCTGCATTACATGACACCGTTTGTTTCGGTGTTCATTTCCTATACCTTCTTATCCTGGGACTCACTGGCCGAAGAGCTGGAGGATCCGTTTGGCGTGTCGGCCAACCATCTGCCGTTAAACGCCATCTGCAACACCATCGAGCGCAACCTGCTGGAAATGAATGACCAAAGCCCGCTGCCACCGCCGATGAAACCCGACGAGCACTTTAATTTGATCTGA
- a CDS encoding arsenic transporter: MIVAGAIFILTLILVIWQPKGLGIGWSASIGAGLALLSGVVHVGDIPVVWQIVWNATATFIAVIIISLLLDESGFFAWAALHVARWGNGRGRWLFTYMLLLGAAVAALFANDGAALILTPIVIAMLSALGFRPAAVLAFVMAAGFIADTASLPLVVSNLVNIVSADFFHLGFTEYAAVMVPVNLVAVAATLVMLHLFFRKDIPPGYALTRLPAPREAIRDRATFRAGWAVLALLLIGFFALEPLGVPVSLVAASGALVLLAVAKRGRAIDTGKVLRGAPWQIVIFSLGMYLVVYGLRNAGLTDLLSGVLDALARQGLWAATLGTGFLSAFLSSVMNNMPTVLVGALSIDGSGAEGVIRQAMIYANVIGSDLGPKITPIGSLATLLWLHVLARKNIVITWGYYFRAGLVMTLPILFVTLAALALRLSVLS; this comes from the coding sequence ATGATAGTGGCAGGGGCGATCTTTATTCTGACGTTGATCTTGGTCATCTGGCAACCGAAAGGGCTGGGTATTGGCTGGAGTGCGTCGATCGGGGCGGGATTGGCATTATTGAGCGGCGTGGTGCACGTCGGCGACATCCCCGTGGTATGGCAGATAGTCTGGAATGCGACTGCGACCTTTATCGCCGTCATCATCATCAGCCTGTTGCTGGATGAAAGCGGCTTTTTCGCCTGGGCCGCTTTGCACGTCGCGCGCTGGGGCAACGGCAGGGGGCGCTGGCTGTTTACCTATATGCTCCTGTTGGGCGCGGCTGTGGCGGCGCTGTTCGCCAATGATGGCGCCGCGTTAATCCTCACGCCGATCGTGATCGCCATGCTGTCGGCGCTCGGTTTTCGCCCTGCTGCGGTGCTGGCTTTCGTCATGGCGGCGGGCTTTATCGCCGATACCGCCAGCCTGCCGCTGGTGGTGTCCAACCTGGTGAATATCGTTTCGGCGGATTTCTTTCACTTGGGCTTTACGGAGTATGCGGCGGTGATGGTGCCGGTCAACCTCGTCGCCGTGGCGGCGACGCTGGTGATGTTGCATCTGTTCTTCCGTAAGGATATTCCGCCGGGCTATGCGCTGACGCGTTTACCGGCGCCGCGGGAAGCGATTCGCGATCGCGCGACGTTTCGAGCCGGTTGGGCGGTATTGGCGCTGTTGCTGATTGGCTTTTTCGCCCTGGAACCGCTCGGCGTGCCGGTGAGTTTGGTCGCCGCCAGCGGCGCGCTGGTGCTGCTGGCGGTTGCGAAACGCGGGCGGGCGATCGATACCGGTAAAGTGCTGCGCGGGGCGCCCTGGCAGATCGTGATTTTCTCGCTGGGCATGTATCTGGTGGTCTATGGGCTGCGCAATGCCGGCTTGACCGATCTGCTGTCCGGCGTGCTGGATGCGCTGGCGCGGCAGGGGCTGTGGGCGGCGACGCTCGGCACCGGCTTCCTGAGTGCGTTTCTCTCTTCCGTCATGAATAACATGCCGACGGTGCTGGTGGGGGCGCTGTCGATCGACGGCAGCGGCGCGGAAGGCGTCATCAGGCAGGCGATGATTTACGCTAACGTCATCGGCAGCGATCTCGGCCCTAAAATCACCCCGATCGGCAGCCTGGCCACGTTGCTGTGGCTGCATGTGTTGGCAAGGAAAAACATCGTCATTACCTGGGGCTATTATTTCCGCGCAGGACTGGTGATGACGCTGCCAATTCTGTTCGTCACCCTGGCAGCGCTGGCGCTGCGGCTGTCCGTTTTATCCTAA
- a CDS encoding transketolase-like TK C-terminal-containing protein: protein MSSQRITLPAASARTRTLAETCIRKMTSVCQKAGASRPSSSAWTAQTLGELNASGDIWLIDGRRRAEPPSSRYATAWPLWFGHQSERYEKPLFYFVNTPSVDMLRGLEPETNRKGIFISDADTGSADLPKGVQAWFPLQLTAMPGWLPFDPANARETGAILHHALRALYLEGTRKMVYLATNADNGPLSSGEPFVAEQAFRGMYRVAAAADSPLQVRLCGAGRALARVQQAAEVLKNWGIASEIWSCPSYTRLAQDAELADMQRQDTGGECHLKTCLGAGNAPVVAVTDYSHLIANQLKRFIPARFAAVGSDSRVRGEIHYPQAEWIALCALKLLADEQKIPSALIADALRVLHITPDA from the coding sequence ATGTCGTCTCAACGTATAACACTGCCCGCCGCCTCGGCCAGGACCAGAACCCTGGCCGAAACCTGTATCCGCAAGATGACCTCCGTCTGCCAAAAAGCCGGCGCTTCGCGCCCTTCCTCCAGCGCCTGGACGGCGCAAACGCTGGGCGAACTCAACGCCAGCGGCGACATCTGGCTTATCGACGGCAGAAGGCGCGCCGAGCCGCCGAGTTCCCGCTACGCCACCGCCTGGCCGCTCTGGTTTGGCCATCAATCGGAGCGTTATGAGAAGCCGTTGTTTTACTTCGTCAACACGCCCTCGGTGGACATGCTCCGCGGGCTTGAGCCGGAAACCAATCGCAAGGGGATTTTCATCAGCGATGCAGATACCGGCAGTGCCGATTTGCCGAAAGGCGTTCAGGCCTGGTTCCCGCTTCAGCTCACGGCCATGCCGGGCTGGTTGCCTTTCGATCCGGCCAATGCCAGAGAAACCGGCGCGATACTCCATCACGCCCTGCGCGCGCTCTATCTGGAGGGAACGAGGAAGATGGTGTATCTCGCGACCAACGCAGACAATGGCCCCCTCTCTTCAGGGGAGCCGTTTGTCGCAGAACAGGCGTTCAGGGGAATGTATCGCGTCGCCGCCGCGGCGGACTCGCCGTTGCAGGTTCGTCTGTGCGGCGCCGGCCGTGCGCTCGCCCGCGTTCAGCAAGCGGCCGAGGTGTTGAAAAACTGGGGGATTGCGTCTGAAATCTGGAGCTGCCCCAGCTACACGCGGTTGGCGCAGGACGCCGAACTCGCCGACATGCAGCGCCAGGACACCGGCGGCGAATGCCATCTGAAAACGTGCCTGGGTGCCGGGAATGCCCCCGTCGTCGCCGTCACCGACTACTCGCACCTGATTGCCAATCAGCTCAAGCGATTCATTCCCGCACGCTTTGCCGCGGTGGGCTCAGATTCACGGGTGCGCGGCGAAATCCACTACCCGCAGGCGGAATGGATTGCGCTCTGCGCCCTCAAACTGCTGGCCGACGAGCAGAAAATCCCTTCGGCGCTGATCGCCGATGCGCTGCGCGTTCTGCACATCACGCCCGATGCCTGA
- the arsC gene encoding arsenate reductase (glutaredoxin) (This arsenate reductase requires both glutathione and glutaredoxin to convert arsenate to arsenite, after which the efflux transporter formed by ArsA and ArsB can extrude the arsenite from the cell, providing resistance.): MSSIKIYHNPACGTSRNTLALIRNSGVEPEVILYLETPPSRERLIALLADMNMPPRALLRKNVEPYAELQLDDSAWSDEQLIDVMVQQPILINRPIVVTPLGTRLCRPSEAVLEILPDPQRGAFSKEDGEPVIDAQGRRIT, from the coding sequence ATGAGCAGTATCAAGATCTATCACAACCCGGCCTGCGGCACGTCGCGCAATACGTTGGCGCTGATCCGCAACAGCGGCGTTGAGCCGGAGGTGATTCTGTATCTGGAAACGCCTCCCAGCCGCGAACGGTTGATTGCGTTGCTGGCCGACATGAACATGCCGCCGCGCGCGTTGTTGCGAAAAAACGTCGAGCCTTACGCCGAGCTGCAGCTGGACGACAGCGCCTGGAGCGACGAACAACTGATCGACGTCATGGTGCAACAGCCGATCTTGATCAATCGCCCCATCGTGGTGACGCCGCTTGGCACGCGCCTATGCCGTCCGTCGGAGGCGGTGTTGGAGATTCTGCCGGATCCGCAGCGCGGCGCCTTCAGCAAAGAAGACGGCGAGCCGGTGATCGACGCGCAGGGCCGCAGGATCACCTAA